A part of Lacibacter sp. H407 genomic DNA contains:
- a CDS encoding glycosyltransferase, with product MITAVQLFYYLYFFIRLAFYKSPKQESSMQHAVSVIVCARDEAQNLAENLPDILQQEYPSTFEVVAVNDNSFDDSKYVLEYLSKPFRNLRPIELKQEARHIHGKKFPLSVGIKEAKHELLLLTDADCKPASKQWIEHMQHAFSNGKEIALGYGAYLKKPGLLNKLIRFETYLSALQYFSYALAGKPYMGVGRNLAYKKELFFRNKGFSSHSQLPGGDDDLFINKVATKKNTAIVIDPDAFTLSEPKTRWSTWRSQKARHYTTSKYYKASHKLLLGLFSLSHVLFYPLMAASILFFNWWITLSVFGLRLIVQGIIYYRTMNKLDEKDLFWLYPLLDIWQWFYYLFFATTLFKKPRANWK from the coding sequence TTGATAACTGCAGTACAGCTGTTTTATTACCTGTACTTTTTTATTCGTTTGGCATTTTATAAAAGCCCCAAACAGGAAAGTTCCATGCAGCATGCCGTGTCGGTAATTGTGTGTGCACGGGATGAAGCACAAAACCTGGCTGAGAATTTACCCGATATTTTACAACAGGAATATCCTTCGACATTTGAAGTAGTAGCGGTGAATGATAATTCGTTCGACGACAGCAAGTATGTACTGGAGTATTTATCAAAACCCTTCCGCAATCTTCGTCCTATTGAATTAAAACAGGAGGCAAGACATATTCACGGAAAGAAATTTCCATTGTCGGTTGGTATTAAAGAAGCCAAGCACGAGTTATTATTGTTGACCGATGCTGATTGCAAACCAGCCAGCAAACAATGGATCGAACACATGCAACATGCATTTTCCAATGGAAAAGAAATTGCATTGGGATATGGTGCTTACCTGAAAAAACCCGGCCTGCTGAATAAACTCATCCGCTTTGAAACATACCTGAGTGCGTTGCAATATTTCTCATATGCATTGGCAGGCAAACCTTACATGGGTGTGGGCCGCAATCTTGCTTACAAAAAAGAACTGTTCTTTCGCAACAAAGGATTTTCATCGCACAGTCAATTACCAGGTGGCGATGATGATCTGTTCATCAATAAAGTAGCGACTAAAAAAAATACTGCCATTGTAATAGATCCGGATGCATTTACACTCTCTGAACCAAAAACAAGATGGAGTACATGGCGCAGCCAAAAGGCACGACATTACACTACCAGCAAATATTACAAAGCATCGCATAAATTGCTGTTAGGTTTATTTTCATTATCGCATGTATTGTTTTATCCTTTGATGGCAGCCAGTATATTATTTTTCAATTGGTGGATCACATTAAGTGTATTTGGATTGCGGTTAATTGTGCAAGGCATCATTTACTACCGTACTATGAACAAGCTCGACGAAAAAGATCTGTTCTGGTTATATCCCTTGCTGGATATCTGGCAATGGTTTTATTATCTTTTCTTTGCAACTACATTATTTAAAAAACCAAGAGCCAATTGGAAATAG
- the rsmG gene encoding 16S rRNA (guanine(527)-N(7))-methyltransferase RsmG codes for MEIVRKYFTEFTPTQLQQLEQLAAVYKEWNDKINVISRKDIDSLYEKHVLHSLAIAAVFDFQPGTQICDLGTGGGFPGIPLAIFFPDVQFHLTDSINKKLKVVNEVATAIGLKNVTTQHTRTEQIENRKFDFVVSRAVAPLRDLWHWSLPILKAKGQGKSANAFDEPVYGGLICLKGGDLREEIKESGLSPLIWEIDQLFPEEFFKEKYVLSVKR; via the coding sequence TTGGAAATAGTCCGGAAATATTTTACAGAGTTTACGCCCACACAGTTGCAGCAATTGGAGCAACTTGCAGCGGTATACAAAGAATGGAATGACAAGATCAACGTCATCTCACGCAAAGACATTGACAGCCTTTACGAAAAACATGTGCTGCATTCCTTGGCCATTGCAGCCGTATTTGATTTTCAACCCGGCACACAAATTTGTGATTTGGGAACCGGTGGTGGTTTCCCCGGCATTCCCTTGGCGATTTTTTTTCCGGATGTACAATTCCATTTAACCGACAGCATCAATAAAAAATTAAAAGTGGTGAACGAAGTGGCAACAGCCATTGGTTTGAAAAATGTGACCACACAACATACACGCACCGAACAGATCGAAAACCGCAAGTTTGATTTTGTAGTGAGCCGTGCCGTTGCTCCCTTGCGTGATCTCTGGCATTGGAGTTTGCCCATACTCAAAGCAAAAGGACAGGGAAAATCGGCCAATGCATTTGATGAACCGGTGTATGGTGGCCTCATTTGTTTGAAAGGAGGTGACCTGAGAGAAGAGATCAAAGAAAGTGGCCTCAGCCCGCTTATCTGGGAAATTGACCAATTGTTCCCGGAAGAGTTTTTTAAAGAGAAGTATGTGTTGTCGGTAAAACGCTGA
- a CDS encoding response regulator transcription factor produces the protein MSKISVCIVEDVTDIRQALEQIIELSENCSLAGSFSSGEEAIVKIPLVKPNVVLMDIGLGSTNGIDIVKELKPQFPEILYMMCTIYEEDEKIFDALRAGANGYILKKSSPAKLLDAIGELVDGGAPMSSQIAMKVVTAFKDLPVQEAIAPTAHIEAEDIAMLSRREKEILEWLAQGKIYKEIGKELNISAETVRKHVYHIYEKLHVNNRVEAVNKFYGR, from the coding sequence ATGAGTAAAATTTCGGTTTGTATTGTAGAAGATGTAACGGACATCCGACAGGCGTTGGAGCAGATCATTGAGTTGAGTGAAAACTGTTCGCTGGCCGGTTCGTTTTCATCGGGTGAAGAAGCGATTGTAAAAATTCCGTTAGTGAAACCAAACGTCGTGTTGATGGATATTGGTTTGGGTTCTACCAACGGCATTGATATCGTAAAAGAATTGAAACCACAGTTTCCTGAAATTTTGTACATGATGTGTACAATTTATGAAGAGGATGAAAAGATCTTTGATGCCTTACGTGCCGGAGCAAACGGTTATATTCTGAAAAAATCATCGCCGGCAAAATTATTAGATGCCATCGGTGAGTTGGTTGATGGCGGTGCACCCATGAGCAGCCAGATAGCTATGAAAGTAGTGACTGCTTTTAAAGATCTTCCTGTACAGGAAGCCATTGCTCCCACTGCGCACATTGAAGCAGAAGACATTGCTATGTTATCACGCCGTGAAAAAGAAATTCTTGAATGGCTGGCACAAGGAAAAATTTATAAAGAGATCGGCAAAGAACTAAACATCAGTGCAGAAACGGTTCGTAAGCACGTATACCATATTTATGAAAAGTTGCACGTTAATAATCGTGTGGAAGCTGTGAATAAATTTTACGGGAGATAA
- a CDS encoding M1 family metallopeptidase: MYRKFLMIVAIVLSGFMLVAQPNRWQQRVKYEMDIDVDVMTNRYSGKQKLEYTNNSPDTLDKLFYHLYWNAFQPNSMMDTRSRELGKTRVGNRPDWDARVRDRILNLKENEIGYQKIKWLKLNGVLQKTVEHETILEVQLSKPILPKQKVILEMEWDAQVPLQVRRSGRDAANGVKLSMAQWYPKLCEYDKDGWHPNPYIAREFYGVWGDFNVNISIDKNFIIGGTGYLTNANQIGYGYEAKGTKVVRPAGEKLTWKFTAPNVHDFVWAADAEYKHIVRQVKNGPTIHVLYNHVPGNQKNEDDWKRVADAAELVYPFIAKTFGAYPYKQYTFLQGGDGGMEYPMATLLNGPGLGTVFHEWMHTWYQMLMGTNESLYAWMDEGFTDYATDRVANYYFTEMAKRNGTTHSDTKLPKFHGDNYSSYFNLVKSQLEEPMTTHADHFNTNYAYSIASYSKGAVFLSQLGYITGGDVRDKILLEYYNQWRYKHPDVNDFLRIAEKVSGLQLDWYKEYWVNGTKTIDYGIDSLWEEGGKSKVRIKRLNEIPMPIDLVVTFKDGTQQMHYIPAYLMFGQKPAEDQLPRTVYPAWKWTHTSYIIEFDKRLTELTTVEIDPSHRMADVDRKNNRLELKW, translated from the coding sequence ATGTATAGAAAATTTTTAATGATTGTTGCCATTGTTTTGTCAGGATTTATGCTGGTTGCACAGCCTAATCGCTGGCAACAGCGGGTGAAGTATGAGATGGATATTGATGTAGATGTAATGACGAACCGTTACAGCGGTAAACAAAAACTGGAATACACGAACAATTCTCCCGATACATTAGATAAGTTGTTTTATCATTTGTACTGGAATGCATTTCAGCCAAACAGTATGATGGATACCCGTAGCCGTGAGTTAGGGAAAACAAGAGTGGGTAATCGTCCCGATTGGGATGCACGTGTGCGTGACCGGATTCTTAACCTCAAGGAAAATGAGATTGGCTATCAAAAAATAAAATGGTTGAAGTTGAATGGCGTGTTGCAAAAAACAGTTGAACACGAAACAATTCTGGAAGTACAGTTAAGCAAACCGATTCTTCCCAAACAAAAAGTGATCCTTGAAATGGAGTGGGATGCACAAGTACCGTTGCAGGTGCGTCGCAGTGGGAGAGATGCAGCAAACGGAGTTAAGCTTTCGATGGCACAATGGTATCCAAAATTATGTGAGTACGATAAAGATGGCTGGCATCCGAATCCATACATTGCCCGTGAGTTTTACGGCGTGTGGGGCGATTTTAATGTAAACATCAGCATCGATAAAAATTTCATCATTGGTGGCACCGGTTATTTAACCAACGCCAATCAAATTGGATATGGGTATGAAGCAAAAGGCACAAAAGTAGTGCGACCTGCCGGCGAAAAACTTACATGGAAATTCACTGCACCCAATGTGCACGATTTTGTATGGGCTGCTGATGCAGAATACAAACATATTGTTCGTCAGGTAAAAAATGGTCCAACCATTCATGTGTTGTACAATCATGTGCCCGGTAATCAAAAAAACGAAGACGACTGGAAACGTGTAGCTGATGCAGCTGAACTGGTGTATCCTTTCATTGCCAAAACATTTGGTGCCTATCCCTATAAGCAATATACATTTTTACAAGGCGGCGATGGTGGAATGGAATATCCCATGGCTACGTTGTTGAATGGACCGGGACTTGGTACGGTGTTTCATGAATGGATGCACACCTGGTACCAGATGCTGATGGGTACCAACGAAAGTTTATATGCATGGATGGACGAAGGTTTTACCGATTATGCAACTGACCGTGTAGCCAATTATTATTTTACCGAAATGGCAAAGCGAAATGGAACAACGCATAGCGATACCAAACTCCCGAAATTCCATGGCGATAATTACAGCAGTTATTTCAATCTGGTGAAAAGCCAATTGGAAGAACCCATGACAACGCATGCTGATCATTTCAATACCAACTATGCCTATTCCATTGCATCGTATTCAAAAGGAGCTGTGTTTCTTTCGCAGTTGGGTTATATTACCGGTGGAGATGTGCGTGATAAAATTCTGTTGGAATATTACAATCAGTGGCGTTACAAACATCCGGATGTAAACGATTTTTTACGCATCGCCGAAAAAGTAAGCGGCTTGCAACTTGATTGGTACAAAGAATATTGGGTGAATGGAACCAAAACCATTGACTATGGCATTGACAGTTTGTGGGAAGAAGGCGGCAAATCGAAAGTGCGCATCAAACGCCTTAATGAAATACCGATGCCGATTGATCTGGTGGTCACCTTCAAAGATGGTACACAGCAAATGCATTATATACCGGCCTATTTGATGTTCGGACAAAAGCCTGCTGAAGATCAACTGCCACGTACGGTTTATCCTGCATGGAAATGGACACACACGTCGTATATAATTGAATTTGATAAACGCTTAACGGAATTAACTACTGTTGAAATTGATCCCTCGCACCGCATGGCGGATGTAGATCGGAAAAATAATAGGCTGGAGTTGAAGTGGTGA
- a CDS encoding ATP-binding protein produces the protein MLYTLHKNIRSSFALEAAIADLKKIIAHRMQSHFNGQQIDLQQWLHEHLNGTLLKQEIVQQVPQLQHPDEWIILMLGLVPHISPNFFETIIQEHLPAGGDFAEFGGVKGTNHRSMLPTGETAQFIIAGTRIEERLKLHRYFAEDHFFFTQNLLWLEPVKEGEPVMSGRIILAQDLVDKILLNKESTPRFGLDFPAKRVVTEMNWNDVVLNQQTAQQVNDISTWLQHHHQLFEDENLKRKVKPGYRVLFYGPSGTGKTLTAALLGKEFQKEVYRIDLSQIVSKYIGETEKNLESVFRRAESKNWILFFDEADALFGKRTSVQSSHDKYANQEVSYLLQRVEDYPGLLILASNFKTNLDEAFLRRFHAVIHFPMPNAAERLQLWQKALPASLPPDNTVQLQELSRQYEMSGASILNAVQFAALSAYAAKQSFLSKAHLLDGIRKELIKEEKSL, from the coding sequence ATGCTCTACACCTTACATAAAAACATTCGCTCATCGTTTGCACTGGAAGCAGCAATAGCTGATTTGAAAAAAATCATTGCTCATCGTATGCAATCTCATTTCAACGGACAGCAAATTGATTTGCAACAATGGCTGCATGAACATTTGAATGGTACATTGTTAAAACAGGAAATTGTGCAACAGGTACCACAACTTCAACATCCGGATGAATGGATCATTTTAATGTTGGGCCTGGTGCCGCATATAAGTCCGAATTTTTTTGAAACGATCATTCAGGAGCATTTACCTGCCGGTGGCGATTTTGCCGAGTTTGGCGGTGTAAAAGGAACCAATCACCGAAGCATGTTACCAACAGGTGAAACGGCACAATTTATCATTGCAGGAACCCGGATAGAGGAGCGGTTGAAACTGCACCGCTATTTTGCAGAAGATCATTTTTTCTTTACACAAAATTTGTTGTGGCTGGAACCGGTTAAAGAAGGTGAACCTGTTATGAGCGGTCGCATTATTCTGGCGCAGGATCTGGTGGATAAAATTTTATTGAACAAAGAATCAACACCACGCTTCGGACTTGATTTTCCTGCCAAGCGTGTAGTAACAGAAATGAACTGGAACGATGTAGTGCTCAATCAACAAACAGCACAGCAGGTAAATGATATCAGCACCTGGCTGCAACATCATCATCAATTGTTTGAAGATGAAAATTTAAAACGGAAAGTAAAACCCGGGTATCGTGTTTTGTTTTACGGGCCATCCGGAACAGGAAAAACATTAACTGCAGCTTTGCTGGGAAAAGAATTTCAGAAAGAAGTATATCGTATTGATCTGTCGCAGATCGTTTCAAAATACATTGGTGAAACAGAAAAAAATCTGGAGTCGGTTTTTCGCAGAGCCGAATCAAAGAACTGGATCTTGTTTTTTGATGAAGCAGATGCATTGTTTGGCAAACGCACCAGCGTACAAAGCAGTCATGATAAATATGCCAATCAGGAAGTAAGTTATTTGCTGCAAAGGGTGGAAGATTATCCCGGGTTACTCATCCTCGCTTCCAATTTCAAAACCAATCTGGACGAAGCGTTTCTTCGCCGCTTTCACGCAGTGATCCATTTCCCCATGCCCAATGCTGCAGAACGCTTGCAATTATGGCAAAAAGCTTTGCCAGCATCTTTGCCTCCCGATAATACGGTTCAATTGCAGGAACTGTCCAGGCAATACGAAATGAGTGGTGCATCAATTCTCAATGCGGTGCAATTTGCTGCGTTGAGTGCGTATGCAGCCAAGCAATCCTTTCTCAGTAAAGCTCATTTGCTAGATGGCATCCGTAAAGAGCTCATCAAAGAAGAAAAGTCACTTTAA